Within the Bradyrhizobium ottawaense genome, the region TGTTCCAGGTGTTGTCGCGGTAGCTGCGCATGTCGAGCATGAAGACGTCGAGCAGCGGGCCGTAGCCGATCCGGCGATAGACACGGCCGTTGTCGCTGGACGGCTCTCGCATCGGCATGAACTCGTGGAACGCGCGCCGGGCGCGGGACACCAGTTTCGGGACGCCGTCCTCGGCAAAACCGCTGTCGTCGTAGCTGCCGAGCGGCGCCCAGTCGTTGGTCACTTCGTGATCGTCCCATTGCGCGAACATCGGGACTTCGGCATGGAAGGCGCGAAAATTTTCGTCGAGCCAGTTGTATTTGTAGTTGCCGCGGAACTCCGCGAGGCTGTGGGCTGCGACGGATTTTTCTTCCGTCACGATGTTGCGCCAGATCTCGCCGTTCGGCAGCTTCAGCTCGGACGGGATGGGACAGTCGGCATAGATGTGATCGCCGGAATGAATGAAGAAGTCGGGACGGTTGTCACGCATGGTCCGGTAGGTCCGAAATCCCCCGCGCGCCGGATCGATGCCCCAGCCCTGGCCCGCGGCATCGCCCGACCAGACGAATGACACCGAACGACGCTCCGCAGGCGCGGTGCGGAAATGCCCGACCTGGGTTTCCCCGGCGAGGCCGCTTGCGATGTCGTCGAAACGCACGCGGTAGAAGATATCCTGCCCGGCGGGCAGGCCATCAAGCAGCACTTTCGATGTGAAGTCGCTGTCCGGCAACGCATCCGATGAAGCGGTGCCGATGATGGTCCTAAAACTCTCGACCGTCGAACACTCCACCTGCATCCGGGCCGGCCGGTCGGCGCGCGCCCAGATGACAGCGGAGTCCGCCGCAACGTCGCCGGATTGAATCCCGCAGGCGACCAGCGGACGATCCGCGGCGCGGCTCAGATAGGGTTTAGCGAGGCTGCCGAGACCGGCGGTCGCGATCGTGGCGGCGGACCTGACCAGCAACTGACGCCGGTTCAAAGCTTGCTTGGCGCGTATCACAATCGGCATCGAGTCACCTTCGTCGAATCACGACAAAGGTGTGCCCGTTGAATTTGACTCCCAGCCGAAGGTTTTACGACAGGTGGATGACGTGGGATCGTACGAACCGTAGGGTGGGTTGGCCGAAGGCGTAACCCACCGCGCCGCACGAAGATGGTGGGTTACGGCTTCGCCTAACCCACCCTACGAAGTCTCAACTTTATCGCTGCCAGCCGCAAATACCGCCGGACTTGCACGGCCATGTTTGGATTCGCGTATCGCGCGCCTGCGCATCGAGCGGGTTGCCGTGGCGATGCGCCAGCCTGGTGCGGGCGGCGGCGCGTGGCGGTTCTGCGCTGCTCTTTGCAATTTCAGGCTTGGCCATCTGGGGCTTGGCAAGGTGAGGCTTGCGCGCTGGAAGCTTCGGCCAAACGGAAGCATCCGTATCTGCCTGCGCGCGATCGGACTTGGCTTCGATCGGAATCGGGGCGAACTCCGTTTCCGGCCCGAGCCGCTTCGGAGAAAGCACGGCCCTGGATAGATCGAGCCCAAGGAACTCGCTGGGGCGATACTCGTCCGCCACTGCCACGCCGCCCACTGCCAGGAACCCGGTGCAAAGTACTGCCGCAACGGCACTTCTCAGGACCATTCATGGCCTCCTGAAACCAATTAAAAACAAACTACCGCAATCATGTAGGAAGCCGGCACAGCAATGCCAGCCGTTCACGCCGGCAAGGTTACTGGTCAACTATGCCGGTCGTGAAAAGTTTCACGGCCCAAATCCCGCTTCTACTCCGCCGCTTCTACTCGGCCGCCTGTGCGACGGGCTGCCCGATCGCGCTTTCGAGCCGCTTGGATTCGGCGCGGAATTTCGCGACGTTGGCTTCCTTGATGTGGCCGTAGCCGCGCACGAGTTCGGCCGACTTCGCCAGCGTCACCAGCCGCGGCAGATCGAGCGGCTTATTCGCATCGAGATGGCGGAAGATCATCGCCGAATATTCGCCCGGCAGCGCGCGCTCCATCCTGCGCTCGCTGGTATAGCCGAACGGATCGAACGCGGTGCCGCGCAGCGACTTCATCCGCGACAGCAGACCGAACGCCTTGAATACCCACGGTCCGAATTCCCGCTTGCGCAGGTGCCCGGTCGCCTTGTCGCGTGGCGCGAACATCGGCGGCGCCAGGCTGACTTTCACGCTCGAGTCGCCGTCGAACTGCTCCTTCAGCGCTTTCGCAAACTCGCCGTCGGTGTAGAGCCGGGCGACTTCATATTCGTCCTTGTAGGCCATCAGCTTGAACAGACCCTTGGCGAAGGCTTCGGTGAGGTCCTGCGATCCCGGCGCTGCCTTGGCCTCGGCGGTGCGAACGCGCTCCACCTCACCGAGGTAGCGCTTCGAATAGGCCTCGTTCTGGTAGTCGCTCAGGAAGCCGGCGCGGAACGCGATGCTTTCATCGAGCGTGCGCTTGACCGGCGCCGCGCCCGAATTCTTGAAGCGCGCGGCGGTGATCACGCGCTGCAAGTCGTGCGCGGCGAGGCGTCCCCACGAGAACGCCAGCTTGTTCATATCGATCGCTGCACCATTGAGATCGATCGCCTTCATGATCGCCTCCAGCGACAGCGGGATCGCACCACGCTGGAACGCAAAGCCGAGCATGAAGGAGTTGGTGGCGATGCTGTCGCCCATCAGCGCGGAGGCGAGCCCCGTAGCATCCAGAACGTCAAGATCGGAAGCGCTGACGGCCTCATTGAGCGAGTCGCGCATCGCGCCGGCCTGGAAATCGATATCCGGATCGATCACGAAGCTCGCGGTCGGCAACAGGTCGGCATTGACCACCGCACGCGTGACGCCGCGCTCGGCCCGGCTCAGCGCCGGGACCGAGGTGGCGACGACGATGTCGCAGCCGAGGATGAGGTTGGCGCTGCCGGGCCCGATACGGACGTTGGCGAGATCGTCCGCCGACGGCGCGATCCGGACATGGCTCATGACCGCGCCGTTTTTCTGCGACAGGCCGGTAAAGTCGAGCGTCGAGCACGCCTTGCCGTCGACATGGGCCGCCATGCCGAGCAGCGCGCCGATGGTGATGACGCCGGTGCCGCCGATGCCGGTGACGAGGATGTTGAACGCCCCGTCCAGCGCTGGCACCGTCGGCAGCGGCAGGTCGGCGAACAGCGCCGACGGATCGGCGGCGGTACGATCCGCTTTCCGCAGCCCGCCGCCATGCACGGTGACGAAGCTCGGGCAAAATCCCTCGATGCAGGAAAAATCCTTGTTGCAGTTCGACTGGTCGATCCGCCGCTTGCGGCCGAGTTCGGTCTCCAGCGGCTGTACCGAAACGCAGTTGGAAGCCACCGAGCAGTCGCCGCAGCCCTCGCAGACGCGCTCGTTGATGAACACCCGCTTTTGCGGATCGGGATAGAGCCCGCGCTTGCGGCGGCGGCGCTTTTCGGCGGCGCAGGTCTGGTCGTAGATCAGCACCGTGAGACCCTTGACCTCGCGCAGCTCCTTCTGCACCGCGTCGAGATCGCGGCGGTGATGGATGGTGGCGCCCGGCGGGAAATAATTGGCCGGATACTTGTCGGGCT harbors:
- a CDS encoding alkaline phosphatase D family protein, with protein sequence MPIVIRAKQALNRRQLLVRSAATIATAGLGSLAKPYLSRAADRPLVACGIQSGDVAADSAVIWARADRPARMQVECSTVESFRTIIGTASSDALPDSDFTSKVLLDGLPAGQDIFYRVRFDDIASGLAGETQVGHFRTAPAERRSVSFVWSGDAAGQGWGIDPARGGFRTYRTMRDNRPDFFIHSGDHIYADCPIPSELKLPNGEIWRNIVTEEKSVAAHSLAEFRGNYKYNWLDENFRAFHAEVPMFAQWDDHEVTNDWAPLGSYDDSGFAEDGVPKLVSRARRAFHEFMPMREPSSDNGRVYRRIGYGPLLDVFMLDMRSYRDNTWNKRDDNSDTFILGSAQLAWLKRELVASNATWKVIAADMSIGLISEDAVALGDGPPQRREHEIADLLSFMKRAGIRNTVWLTADMHYTAAHHYDPNRAACQDFEPFWEFVSGPLHAGTWAPGDLDNTFGPKAMFQKGSSAEQGENLAPCFGLQFFGHVAIDGKTEVMTVTLKDVDNRDLWSVDIEPRPDARPGQIMAQHI
- a CDS encoding indolepyruvate ferredoxin oxidoreductase family protein is translated as MALMEVGLDDKYRLDAKRIFLSGTQALVRLPMLQRERDRAQGLNTAGFISGYRGSPLGMYDHALWRAKSFLKQHDIEFAPGLNEDLAATAVWGSQQVGMFPGAKVDGVFGIWYGKGPGVDRSLDALKHANSAGTSPNGGVIALAGDDHGCQSSTLAHQSEQVFASALMPIVNPATLQDYLDLGILGFALSRYSSCWVGFKAISETVESSASIVSDPDRIKIIMPTDFEMPPGGLGIRWPDAPLEQERRLHGPKMDAVAAFTRVNRFDRIVLDSKPARLGIMATGKAYLDLRQALADLGITDSEAQALGLRIYKVALTWPLEQAGARAFAEGLQDVLVVEEKRGFIEDQLLRILYNVDASKRPSVVGKRDETGATLLPSEGELTPTIIAAAVVARLRKLGHRSPVLEQRLAKLEAFDRPAEGIAAAKLQRTPYFCSGCPHNTSTKVPEGSRAMAGIGCHGMALSIPSRRTQTISHMGAEGVAWIGQAPFTSEQHVFQNLGDGTYTHSGLLALRAAAASGVNITYKILYNDAVAMTGGQPAEGGLTVSQIAHQVSAEGAKQLAVVSDEPDKYPANYFPPGATIHHRRDLDAVQKELREVKGLTVLIYDQTCAAEKRRRRKRGLYPDPQKRVFINERVCEGCGDCSVASNCVSVQPLETELGRKRRIDQSNCNKDFSCIEGFCPSFVTVHGGGLRKADRTAADPSALFADLPLPTVPALDGAFNILVTGIGGTGVITIGALLGMAAHVDGKACSTLDFTGLSQKNGAVMSHVRIAPSADDLANVRIGPGSANLILGCDIVVATSVPALSRAERGVTRAVVNADLLPTASFVIDPDIDFQAGAMRDSLNEAVSASDLDVLDATGLASALMGDSIATNSFMLGFAFQRGAIPLSLEAIMKAIDLNGAAIDMNKLAFSWGRLAAHDLQRVITAARFKNSGAAPVKRTLDESIAFRAGFLSDYQNEAYSKRYLGEVERVRTAEAKAAPGSQDLTEAFAKGLFKLMAYKDEYEVARLYTDGEFAKALKEQFDGDSSVKVSLAPPMFAPRDKATGHLRKREFGPWVFKAFGLLSRMKSLRGTAFDPFGYTSERRMERALPGEYSAMIFRHLDANKPLDLPRLVTLAKSAELVRGYGHIKEANVAKFRAESKRLESAIGQPVAQAAE